Proteins encoded by one window of Geobacter sp. DSM 9736:
- the fliT gene encoding flagellar protein FliT, with product MNRKEIEAALRVGEELYRQLLEAASFLLEKLDVLTVEDLEAVMIRRQQIVQEIQRIDDMITSEVSRGETGKTVDGLHINHFREQQKQLTERILELDAVSLALANKKLAVLQKDFTAISDGRTLRKGYDPPRRSEPQQVNGKA from the coding sequence GTGAATAGGAAAGAAATAGAAGCTGCTCTTAGGGTTGGTGAAGAACTGTACCGTCAGCTTCTTGAAGCCGCGTCCTTTTTGCTGGAAAAGCTTGACGTTCTGACGGTGGAAGACCTTGAGGCTGTAATGATTCGTCGTCAACAAATAGTACAGGAGATTCAAAGAATTGACGACATGATCACTTCAGAGGTTTCACGAGGAGAAACAGGCAAAACTGTTGATGGACTGCATATCAATCATTTCCGTGAGCAGCAGAAACAACTGACGGAGAGAATCCTGGAATTGGATGCTGTTTCTTTGGCTCTCGCCAACAAAAAGTTGGCTGTGTTGCAAAAGGATTTTACGGCCATTTCTGACGGGAGGACTCTTCGAAAGGGCTATGATCCTCCCAGGAGGAGCGAACCTCAACAGGTTAACGGAAAGGCGTAG
- the fliS gene encoding flagellar export chaperone FliS: protein MQTPYNQYQNTQVSTSSPEKIMLMLYDGALNFSKIALEMMAKGDRAGKGRFISKGQAIVGELMNSLNHEVGGEISRRLEQLYIYVIDQYLEANINNSPVPLENAIRILTILRDTWVEAIDIWKKEKAIAAAPQVSQAAYVSQL from the coding sequence ATGCAGACGCCCTACAATCAGTACCAGAATACCCAGGTTAGTACCTCTAGCCCTGAGAAAATAATGTTGATGCTTTACGACGGTGCATTGAATTTTTCCAAGATCGCATTGGAAATGATGGCTAAGGGTGACAGAGCGGGGAAAGGGAGATTCATAAGCAAGGGGCAAGCTATCGTAGGAGAGCTGATGAACTCACTGAACCATGAGGTTGGTGGAGAGATAAGCCGACGCCTCGAGCAACTGTACATTTATGTAATAGATCAATACCTTGAAGCAAACATTAACAATTCTCCAGTTCCTCTAGAAAACGCAATCCGAATTCTGACCATTCTTCGTGATACTTGGGTCGAAGCTATCGATATATGGAAGAAGGAGAAAGCTATTGCAGCGGCACCGCAGGTTTCTCAAGCTGCGTATGTGAGCCAGTTGTGA
- the fliD gene encoding flagellar filament capping protein FliD, which yields MADLSIGGLATGIDTTTLISQLMKLERRPQQILASKRDKVQGQVDAFTTINSLLSSFKSIVAGMNTPTSFIGKTSSVGDGTVLTATAASTAATGAHDIVVTTLAKSERQVSDNTPINGKTGYDSATDLNLNTGTIVITGGALPVNVTIAEGQNSLSGIAAAINSSGANVTASVLNDGTSSPYRLVITGKDTGNYAVDFSGLTTVPVAPNGPAYVNPSFIKAGPTYQAGSAAVFSVDGVAITKTSNTISDVIPGVTFTLLKEGGATTNISIGNDIAGVTKKINEFIGSYNSIMSQIDKQTDYNASTKKGGVLSGDSTLRTIKDKLQNILTTPVSGITGKYSILAEIGIKTNYVDGTLTLDSTQLSSALNSNFDDVVKLFTQNGGVSGLQTSEYGVAEQYKLVIDNLTHAYEGPTSTANGLISTRIRGLNDTIKNINDQIDAMELRMVQKEDNLKKQFSALEKLVSNLQGQGSSLLNILYRQ from the coding sequence ATGGCAGATCTATCCATAGGTGGACTTGCAACTGGGATCGATACTACAACGCTAATTTCTCAACTGATGAAGCTGGAGCGCCGGCCGCAACAGATTCTTGCCAGCAAGCGGGATAAGGTCCAAGGGCAGGTTGACGCCTTCACCACAATCAACAGTTTGTTGAGTTCTTTTAAATCTATTGTTGCCGGGATGAATACTCCCACGAGTTTCATTGGAAAAACCTCCTCTGTCGGAGACGGCACTGTATTGACGGCGACTGCAGCAAGTACGGCGGCCACAGGTGCTCATGACATAGTAGTGACGACCCTTGCGAAGTCAGAGCGGCAGGTTTCAGACAATACTCCCATTAACGGAAAGACCGGTTATGACAGTGCAACCGACTTGAATTTGAATACCGGGACTATAGTCATTACCGGTGGGGCATTGCCTGTAAATGTAACTATTGCAGAAGGACAGAATTCCCTGAGTGGAATCGCGGCGGCCATAAATTCTTCTGGAGCTAACGTAACAGCATCGGTTCTTAATGACGGCACAAGCAGCCCGTATAGGCTTGTAATTACTGGGAAAGATACTGGCAATTATGCCGTAGATTTCTCAGGACTGACAACAGTACCCGTCGCTCCGAACGGTCCAGCTTATGTCAATCCATCTTTTATCAAAGCTGGACCTACTTATCAGGCAGGGAGCGCTGCTGTCTTCTCAGTTGATGGTGTAGCTATTACAAAAACTTCCAACACTATCAGTGATGTCATACCGGGTGTAACTTTTACGCTCCTAAAAGAAGGGGGTGCCACAACCAATATTTCAATTGGTAACGATATCGCAGGAGTAACAAAAAAAATAAACGAATTTATCGGTTCATATAACAGCATAATGTCACAAATTGACAAGCAAACAGATTATAACGCGTCAACAAAAAAAGGTGGCGTACTTTCTGGAGACTCTACGCTTAGAACTATAAAAGATAAACTCCAGAATATTTTGACTACACCTGTTTCCGGTATCACTGGAAAATATTCTATTCTGGCGGAGATAGGCATCAAGACAAACTATGTTGATGGAACTCTCACCTTGGATTCTACTCAACTATCATCAGCTTTGAATTCCAACTTTGATGATGTTGTTAAGCTGTTTACCCAAAACGGGGGTGTCAGCGGTCTTCAAACAAGTGAATATGGTGTGGCGGAACAGTATAAACTTGTTATTGATAATTTAACGCATGCTTATGAGGGGCCAACCTCTACGGCAAACGGTCTCATTTCAACCCGAATACGCGGCTTGAACGATACCATTAAAAATATCAACGACCAAATAGATGCAATGGAGCTAAGAATGGTGCAAAAAGAGGATAATTTGAAGAAGCAATTTTCCGCCCTTGAAAAATTGGTTAGCAACTTGCAGGGTCAGGGGAGTAGCCTTCTAAACATTCTTTACAGGCAGTAG
- a CDS encoding flagellin, translated as MALTVNTNIPSLNAQRNLTITQSQLSKSLQRLSSGLRINSAADDAAGLAISEGMRSQIRSMNQAVRNANDGVSLVQTAEGALNEVSNILVRMRELATQAATGTVSSDQRSYINNEFNQLKNEIDRIASATQFNGTSLFTATGGTAVSFQVGAGATTNDTIAVTINAAGASSIGVGTASVSGSTTAAASAALSSIDSAITSVNNIRGTLGAVQNRLQSTINNLQVSVENLSAAESRIRDVDVASETAAMTRAQILTQAGTAILSQANQTPQAALSLLR; from the coding sequence ATGGCACTTACAGTTAACACTAACATCCCGTCACTCAATGCACAGCGAAACCTGACCATCACCCAGAGCCAACTCTCGAAATCGCTACAGCGGCTGTCTTCAGGTCTCCGGATCAATAGCGCCGCCGACGATGCCGCCGGACTTGCCATCTCGGAAGGGATGCGTTCGCAGATCCGCTCCATGAACCAGGCGGTGCGCAATGCGAACGACGGCGTCTCTCTCGTACAGACCGCTGAAGGTGCGTTGAATGAGGTGAGCAACATTCTCGTAAGGATGCGTGAGCTCGCTACCCAGGCAGCAACCGGAACCGTCAGTTCTGACCAGAGGAGCTACATCAACAACGAGTTTAATCAGCTGAAGAACGAGATCGACCGTATCGCCAGCGCGACCCAGTTCAACGGCACCAGCCTCTTTACAGCTACGGGTGGCACTGCCGTTTCCTTCCAGGTCGGGGCGGGTGCAACTACAAACGACACTATTGCCGTGACCATAAATGCTGCGGGTGCTTCCAGTATTGGTGTCGGCACTGCCAGCGTTTCTGGGTCAACCACCGCCGCTGCTTCAGCAGCTCTTTCATCCATCGACTCAGCGATAACCAGCGTCAACAACATCCGTGGTACGCTGGGTGCAGTTCAGAACCGCCTGCAGTCAACGATCAACAACCTGCAGGTATCGGTCGAGAATCTGAGCGCAGCGGAGTCTCGCATCCGTGACGTAGACGTTGCTTCCGAGACGGCTGCGATGACACGGGCCCAGATCCTCACCCAGGCCGGCACCGCAATTCTGTCACAGGCAAACCAGACGCCGCAGGCAGCATTGTCGCTCCTCAGGTAG
- a CDS encoding flagellin, whose amino-acid sequence MALTVNTNIPSLNAQRNLTITQSQLSKSLQRLSSGLRINSAADDAAGLAISEGMRSQIRSMNQAVRNANDGVSLVQTAEGALNEVSNILVRMRELATQAATGTVSSDQRSYINNEFTQLKNEIDRIASATQFNGTSLFTTTGGTAVSFQVGPGATTNDTIAVTINAAGASSIGVGTASVSGSTTAAASAALSSIDSAITSVNNIRGTLGAVQNRLQSTINNLQVSVENLSAAESRIRDVDVASETAAMTRAQILTQAGTAILSQANQTPQAALSLLR is encoded by the coding sequence ATGGCACTTACCGTTAACACCAACATCCCGTCACTCAATGCACAGCGAAATCTGACCATCACCCAGAGCCAACTCTCGAAATCGCTACAGCGGCTGTCTTCCGGTCTCCGGATCAATAGCGCCGCCGACGATGCCGCCGGACTTGCCATCTCGGAAGGGATGCGTTCGCAGATCCGCTCCATGAACCAGGCGGTGCGCAATGCGAACGACGGCGTCTCTCTCGTACAGACCGCTGAAGGTGCGTTGAATGAGGTGAGCAACATTCTCGTAAGGATGCGTGAGCTCGCTACCCAGGCAGCAACCGGAACCGTCAGTTCTGACCAGAGGAGCTACATCAACAACGAATTTACCCAGCTGAAGAACGAAATCGACCGTATCGCCAGCGCGACCCAGTTCAACGGCACCAGCCTCTTTACGACTACGGGTGGCACCGCCGTTTCGTTCCAGGTCGGTCCGGGTGCAACTACAAACGACACTATTGCCGTGACCATAAATGCTGCGGGTGCTTCCAGTATTGGTGTCGGCACTGCCAGCGTTTCTGGGTCAACCACCGCCGCTGCTTCAGCAGCTCTTTCATCCATCGACTCAGCGATAACCAGCGTCAACAACATCCGTGGTACGCTGGGTGCAGTTCAGAACCGCCTGCAGTCAACGATCAACAACCTGCAGGTATCGGTCGAGAATCTGAGCGCAGCGGAGTCTCGCATCCGTGACGTAGACGTTGCTTCCGAGACGGCTGCGATGACACGGGCCCAGATCCTCACTCAGGCCGGCACCGCAATTCTGTCACAGGCAAACCAGACGCCGCAGGCAGCATTGTCGCTCCTCAGGTAG
- a CDS encoding flagellar assembly protein FliW, translating into MRVKTTRFGELDIDDSKLIRMPEGVLGFGETNFIILTPPNMGPFCWFQAVDNPDLAFVVVDPSDFNQGYCVKLTAEELAALEVHEGGELLLLAVVTMAADPADITVNLQGPIALNPDKMVAKQIVLDGINYSTRHPLFYRSGLEAAEQIAARGKTMEAVSAA; encoded by the coding sequence GTGCGGGTAAAGACGACACGTTTCGGAGAACTTGATATAGATGACAGCAAGCTTATCCGCATGCCGGAGGGGGTGCTCGGGTTCGGAGAAACTAATTTCATCATACTGACTCCACCGAACATGGGACCTTTCTGCTGGTTTCAGGCTGTGGACAATCCTGATTTGGCATTTGTGGTTGTCGATCCTTCTGATTTCAACCAGGGTTACTGTGTGAAGCTTACTGCTGAAGAGTTGGCTGCCCTGGAGGTTCATGAAGGTGGGGAGTTATTGCTGCTGGCGGTGGTAACCATGGCAGCAGATCCTGCGGATATAACAGTGAATCTGCAGGGCCCCATAGCCCTCAATCCTGATAAGATGGTGGCAAAGCAGATAGTCCTTGACGGGATAAATTACAGCACACGTCACCCGCTTTTTTACAGATCAGGTCTGGAAGCAGCAGAACAGATAGCTGCTAGGGGGAAAACTATGGAGGCTGTTTCGGCGGCATGA
- the csrA gene encoding carbon storage regulator CsrA, whose amino-acid sequence MLILTRKLGESIAIGDRIIVRVVEVKGGQVRLGIEAPQEMRILREEIYQKVQEENRNAAAWNLADLEKAVSAIGTKKKE is encoded by the coding sequence ATGCTTATTCTGACGAGAAAACTTGGTGAGTCGATCGCTATTGGGGATCGAATTATTGTTAGGGTTGTAGAAGTCAAAGGGGGCCAAGTCAGGCTGGGAATCGAAGCTCCGCAGGAAATGCGCATTCTGAGGGAAGAGATTTATCAGAAGGTGCAGGAGGAAAATCGCAACGCAGCTGCGTGGAACCTAGCGGACCTTGAAAAAGCAGTGAGTGCCATAGGAACCAAGAAAAAGGAGTAA
- the flgL gene encoding flagellar hook-associated protein FlgL, which translates to MRVTQNTTANMVLNSLQVIRQRTEKLEQYASTGQKVSAPGDDPVSAQQILYMKGLISAGEQYDRNISNGVSWLTMAEGAMSEMGNVISRVKELTIAISNGTNNDASRAATVKEMTQLKEQLVLLGNTQLNGRYIFGGFMNDTPPFDAAGNFGGTDDNVELEIDRGAFVPINYSGGNLLRGGTPPGSTGTDVIGAVDNIITALNANNTTAARAELPNLTSSLEQILASRTDAGARINRFESARKVIDDMKFSLTKIMSDKQDVDYMQVMSDLTKQQTAFEAAIAASAKISQVSLLDYLR; encoded by the coding sequence ATGCGTGTAACCCAGAATACCACCGCCAATATGGTGCTTAACAGTCTTCAGGTCATCAGGCAACGAACGGAAAAGTTGGAGCAGTATGCTTCTACCGGACAGAAGGTTAGTGCTCCCGGGGATGATCCCGTCAGTGCTCAGCAGATACTCTATATGAAGGGACTCATCTCCGCCGGTGAACAGTATGACCGCAACATCAGCAATGGTGTGTCTTGGCTCACAATGGCCGAAGGGGCCATGTCGGAAATGGGTAATGTGATTTCCCGTGTCAAAGAACTCACAATCGCGATATCCAACGGTACAAACAATGATGCTTCCAGAGCCGCTACGGTCAAAGAGATGACACAGCTTAAGGAGCAGTTGGTTCTGCTCGGAAACACGCAGCTGAATGGGAGGTACATCTTTGGCGGGTTTATGAATGATACACCCCCCTTTGATGCCGCGGGCAATTTTGGGGGAACTGACGATAATGTCGAGCTTGAGATAGATAGAGGTGCTTTTGTTCCAATAAATTATTCGGGAGGTAATCTACTGCGGGGAGGTACACCTCCCGGCAGTACCGGGACCGACGTCATAGGTGCTGTCGACAATATTATAACCGCTCTGAATGCAAACAATACCACTGCAGCCAGAGCTGAACTGCCGAATTTAACAAGTTCGCTTGAACAGATTCTGGCGTCTCGGACAGATGCTGGAGCACGCATAAACAGATTTGAAAGTGCACGTAAGGTAATTGACGACATGAAGTTCAGCCTTACGAAAATCATGTCGGACAAGCAGGATGTTGATTATATGCAAGTGATGAGTGATCTCACAAAGCAACAGACTGCATTCGAAGCTGCCATTGCTGCTTCTGCAAAGATATCTCAAGTTTCACTTCTCGATTACCTAAGGTAG
- the flgK gene encoding flagellar hook-associated protein FlgK, whose protein sequence is MSILSILDIGKTALNAQRLALEVTSENITNVNTAGYSRQTTVLETAPVSLERGFPLGSGVNVAEVRRAYDDFLQRQLKSENSTFGKNQTQLSSMTRVEQLFNDLSADGLGISLQKFFKSWQDLTANPQGQPERQAVLSQAQQVVEDFHRLNNYLSDVKRDANQTLEGLTSDINDKLTQVASLNDQIKQIELSSGSANELRDRRDLLIRELAQKIGVNYLEQTDGTINVSLVSGQPLVDGNKAAVFSLVPNPLNGSFYDIHATSPGGSTAVNITSVVGGANNSLGEMGGVLHVRDTLVNGFLNDLDELAFTLSNEVNTLHSTGFGLNGSTGLDFFSSAAFPAGYSGPGGISLGIASANDIAAADADPALGGTGNNKNGKNIASLYDKLLPMSAGTMTLSGFYNSLVGKVGVAVQEAKRGADLSAGILKQLENQRESNSGVSLDEELANLIKYQKAFEGAAKVINTGAEMMDTVLGLVR, encoded by the coding sequence ATGAGTATTCTCAGCATTCTCGATATTGGAAAGACCGCACTCAATGCCCAGCGGCTCGCCCTCGAAGTCACCAGCGAAAATATCACAAACGTCAATACCGCAGGATACTCTCGCCAGACGACTGTCCTAGAGACGGCACCGGTTTCACTGGAACGAGGTTTTCCTCTCGGAAGCGGGGTGAATGTTGCAGAGGTGCGCAGAGCGTATGATGATTTCCTACAGCGACAGCTAAAATCAGAAAATTCAACTTTCGGGAAGAACCAGACACAACTATCTTCCATGACCAGAGTAGAGCAACTGTTCAACGATCTATCTGCAGACGGACTAGGAATATCTCTGCAAAAGTTCTTCAAAAGTTGGCAGGATCTGACGGCGAATCCGCAAGGGCAGCCTGAACGGCAGGCTGTCTTGTCTCAGGCACAGCAGGTGGTAGAAGATTTTCACCGTCTGAATAATTATCTCAGTGATGTTAAGCGTGATGCAAACCAGACTCTAGAAGGACTTACATCGGACATTAACGACAAGCTGACGCAGGTAGCTTCTCTGAACGACCAGATCAAACAGATAGAACTTTCAAGTGGCTCCGCGAACGAGTTGCGCGACAGAAGAGATTTACTTATACGTGAACTAGCCCAGAAGATAGGAGTGAATTATCTCGAGCAGACGGATGGGACGATAAATGTCAGTCTTGTTTCAGGGCAGCCGCTGGTGGATGGGAACAAAGCCGCCGTATTCTCTCTTGTTCCTAATCCACTCAATGGAAGCTTCTACGACATTCATGCTACGTCTCCGGGCGGCAGTACAGCGGTCAACATCACTTCCGTGGTCGGTGGCGCGAACAACAGCCTTGGGGAGATGGGAGGGGTGCTGCATGTACGAGATACCCTTGTAAATGGCTTCCTAAATGACCTTGATGAACTCGCTTTTACACTTTCCAACGAAGTGAACACTTTACATTCTACCGGTTTTGGACTCAACGGATCCACCGGTCTGGATTTTTTCAGCTCTGCGGCTTTTCCTGCCGGCTACAGCGGCCCTGGGGGCATTTCCCTCGGCATTGCGAGTGCGAACGATATAGCTGCCGCAGATGCCGATCCTGCATTGGGAGGGACGGGCAACAACAAAAACGGGAAGAATATCGCAAGCCTCTACGATAAATTATTGCCAATGTCTGCAGGGACTATGACATTGTCCGGCTTCTACAATTCATTGGTGGGTAAAGTAGGTGTGGCGGTGCAGGAAGCGAAACGCGGAGCGGACTTGAGCGCTGGAATTCTGAAGCAGCTTGAGAACCAGAGGGAATCGAACTCGGGGGTCTCCCTTGATGAGGAATTGGCAAATCTGATCAAATACCAAAAAGCGTTCGAAGGTGCAGCCAAGGTTATTAACACCGGTGCCGAGATGATGGATACGGTACTTGGTCTTGTTCGATAG
- a CDS encoding flagellar protein FlgN, with the protein MSATTPNLVAELSAQRGMIEELIRLLELEEASIAGLDLERLEDIGEKKKELFVKLETSSNTCRQLIRQVGEELQITDSTSLSVILEKLPSGHRESLQALQRKILELKENLDSTVARNRELLQGAFNSVSRSLEFFRNLFSRSATYGFGGQMVGATANARIIRKEI; encoded by the coding sequence ATGAGTGCAACAACACCTAATCTTGTAGCCGAGCTATCGGCACAGCGAGGAATGATAGAAGAGCTTATCCGGCTTCTTGAACTGGAGGAAGCTTCCATAGCGGGACTCGACCTTGAGCGGCTCGAAGATATAGGAGAAAAGAAGAAGGAGCTGTTCGTGAAGCTTGAAACTTCATCCAACACTTGCCGCCAGCTCATCCGTCAAGTGGGGGAAGAGCTGCAGATAACTGACAGTACATCGCTGTCGGTTATCTTGGAAAAGCTACCGTCGGGGCATCGTGAGTCTCTGCAAGCTCTGCAGCGCAAGATTTTGGAGCTGAAGGAAAATCTTGATTCAACTGTAGCGCGGAACCGTGAACTTCTGCAGGGTGCATTCAATAGCGTCTCTCGTTCTCTTGAGTTCTTCAGGAACCTCTTTAGCCGGAGTGCAACTTACGGCTTTGGCGGTCAGATGGTTGGGGCAACTGCCAATGCCCGCATCATTCGCAAGGAGATATGA
- a CDS encoding rod-binding protein, giving the protein MQLTGVQPDPVLGNEKMLQQRLKPEARVADKESAAVKKAAREFEAMFVGMMLKSMRSTVGKDTLTGGGQGEEIYRSLLDQEFAAAAAKSGALGVAATIENHLVRQEKGEGMVRPEGVEIR; this is encoded by the coding sequence ATGCAGTTGACGGGAGTTCAGCCAGATCCGGTGTTGGGCAACGAAAAAATGCTACAGCAGCGCCTCAAGCCTGAGGCAAGGGTGGCCGATAAGGAAAGCGCTGCCGTCAAGAAAGCCGCGAGGGAATTCGAGGCTATGTTTGTAGGAATGATGCTTAAGTCTATGCGCTCCACTGTCGGGAAGGATACGTTGACCGGAGGGGGCCAGGGAGAGGAGATATACCGTTCGCTTCTCGATCAGGAATTCGCTGCTGCGGCGGCCAAGAGCGGTGCATTGGGGGTAGCGGCCACTATTGAGAACCATTTGGTCCGGCAGGAGAAGGGGGAGGGGATGGTTCGTCCCGAAGGGGTAGAGATACGGTAG
- a CDS encoding flagellar basal body P-ring protein FlgI, translated as MQKHLLKKLLIVCILGLLPNSAMAIRIKDLASFDGVRDNQLIGYGLVVGLNGTGDSDQTSFPVQSLVNVLERMGVTVNRSEIKVKNVAAVMVTATLPPFAKQGSKLDVLVSSMGDSKSIAGGTLLMTPLKGADGQVYAVAQGGILTNSFSYGGQAASAQKNHPTAGRVPEGALIERELPNILADRSQLRLNLRQSDFTTASRVAAAINDKFKGGVAFCSDPGTIVLTIPTPFQGRTVEFVAELERLEVQPDTLAKVVLNERTGTIVMGENVRISTVAVSHGNLTLFIKETPKVSQPQPLSTGQTVVVPRTSVSVTESPGGLAVLRQGAEIGEVVRALNALGVTPRDLIGIMQAIKAAGALQAELTVI; from the coding sequence ATGCAGAAGCATTTACTAAAGAAACTTCTGATCGTATGCATCCTGGGGCTCCTGCCCAATTCAGCTATGGCGATACGCATCAAGGATTTGGCCAGCTTTGACGGTGTCAGGGACAACCAGTTGATCGGATATGGCCTTGTCGTAGGTCTTAACGGCACCGGAGACAGCGACCAGACCAGCTTTCCTGTCCAGTCGCTTGTTAACGTCCTTGAGCGGATGGGTGTCACGGTTAATCGATCGGAAATCAAGGTTAAGAATGTGGCGGCCGTGATGGTAACCGCAACTCTGCCTCCGTTCGCGAAGCAGGGAAGCAAGCTCGATGTGCTTGTCTCCTCCATGGGGGATTCCAAAAGCATAGCCGGGGGAACTCTCCTCATGACACCTCTGAAGGGCGCTGATGGCCAGGTATATGCTGTCGCCCAGGGGGGAATCCTGACGAATTCCTTTTCTTACGGCGGACAGGCTGCTTCTGCGCAGAAGAACCATCCGACTGCGGGACGAGTGCCGGAAGGGGCGCTCATCGAGCGAGAACTGCCGAACATTCTAGCGGATCGGAGCCAGCTTAGACTGAATCTCCGCCAGTCCGATTTTACAACGGCTTCCCGGGTGGCTGCTGCCATCAACGACAAGTTCAAGGGGGGAGTGGCCTTCTGCAGCGATCCCGGAACAATAGTTCTCACGATACCCACGCCCTTTCAGGGCAGGACTGTAGAATTCGTGGCGGAGCTTGAACGTCTCGAGGTACAGCCTGACACATTGGCAAAGGTTGTCCTCAACGAAAGGACTGGAACGATTGTCATGGGAGAGAATGTCAGAATTTCCACAGTGGCGGTATCCCATGGGAATCTGACGCTGTTCATCAAGGAGACACCTAAGGTTTCACAGCCTCAACCACTGAGCACGGGGCAGACGGTTGTGGTGCCAAGGACCTCTGTGAGCGTGACGGAGAGCCCGGGAGGGCTGGCTGTTCTGCGACAGGGGGCGGAAATAGGGGAGGTCGTGCGCGCACTGAATGCTTTAGGAGTAACACCCCGGGACCTCATCGGGATCATGCAGGCCATAAAGGCAGCTGGAGCCCTTCAGGCAGAATTGACGGTTATTTGA
- a CDS encoding flagellar basal body L-ring protein FlgH, giving the protein MSNAASKIAFLVLLCLAGCAAPRSDIRDSPDYAEIEAPRRSYADGSIWQASSGGIAEDMKARKKGDSLTVVIAEQASASNEATTGTSRSASVSAGIPNLLGLETKMTGIKNWMDLSRLINASTDSTYDGTGSTTRREDLNATITARVIDVLPNGNFLIEGRRNVRVNNEEQIILLQGMVRPRDITFDNVVYSTSIADARITYTGKGIISDRQRPGWLMNILDAVWPF; this is encoded by the coding sequence ATGAGTAACGCTGCCAGTAAAATTGCCTTCCTCGTACTGCTGTGCCTCGCTGGATGTGCCGCGCCTCGAAGCGATATAAGGGATTCACCCGATTATGCCGAGATAGAGGCGCCACGGCGTTCCTATGCTGACGGCTCAATCTGGCAGGCGTCATCGGGAGGAATTGCCGAGGATATGAAAGCCCGGAAAAAAGGTGACAGCCTTACCGTGGTTATAGCAGAGCAGGCGAGTGCGAGTAATGAGGCGACTACCGGCACCAGCAGGAGTGCAAGTGTTTCCGCAGGTATTCCCAATCTGCTGGGGCTGGAAACCAAGATGACCGGCATCAAGAACTGGATGGACCTAAGCAGGCTCATCAATGCAAGCACCGATTCCACGTACGACGGAACAGGCTCAACTACGAGAAGAGAAGACCTTAACGCTACTATTACTGCTCGCGTAATAGACGTACTTCCGAACGGCAATTTCCTCATCGAAGGTCGTCGGAATGTACGGGTAAATAACGAGGAGCAGATCATTCTTTTGCAGGGGATGGTGCGTCCGAGGGATATTACATTCGACAATGTGGTTTATTCGACTTCAATTGCGGATGCCCGCATTACCTATACCGGGAAAGGGATCATCAGCGACCGCCAGAGGCCGGGGTGGCTGATGAACATACTCGACGCGGTCTGGCCGTTTTAG
- the flgA gene encoding flagellar basal body P-ring formation chaperone FlgA: MRRLVLIAGFVLLTVLPCSARETVVVTEGEVRQVVTDFLRKRTANLGVELNVKKLGYGGGVRVPKGETSFEVIAPRQWEGWGKGNLALIIRVDERVERNLQLPVEVEALADVVVAARPLDRGEVLGIGDVVLQKRDLAAVNGKWYRQPEDVVGKRVRTAVRVNSPMRPEHLEKVPLVKSGQTVTILLENDLLRLTSTGRVKNAGAEGDVVLVQNLVSQKEIQARVVDSQTVKVDF; the protein is encoded by the coding sequence ATGAGGAGATTGGTGCTCATAGCAGGGTTTGTTCTGCTGACGGTCCTTCCTTGTTCGGCTAGGGAAACGGTTGTCGTGACCGAAGGGGAAGTCCGGCAGGTGGTAACCGACTTTCTCAGGAAGAGGACAGCCAATCTAGGCGTTGAGCTTAATGTAAAGAAACTCGGATACGGCGGAGGCGTCAGGGTTCCCAAAGGGGAGACGAGCTTCGAGGTCATTGCGCCGCGGCAATGGGAAGGGTGGGGGAAGGGGAATCTCGCGCTTATCATTCGTGTTGACGAGCGGGTCGAGCGGAATCTTCAGCTTCCGGTCGAAGTCGAAGCTCTTGCAGATGTGGTGGTTGCTGCTCGTCCTCTCGATAGGGGGGAGGTTCTGGGGATAGGGGATGTGGTGCTTCAAAAGCGGGATCTGGCGGCAGTCAACGGAAAATGGTACCGACAGCCGGAGGATGTGGTGGGGAAGCGAGTGCGCACTGCCGTACGCGTGAATTCCCCTATGCGCCCGGAACACCTCGAAAAGGTGCCCCTCGTCAAAAGTGGACAGACTGTGACGATCCTGCTTGAAAATGATCTGCTTCGTCTTACTTCGACCGGAAGAGTGAAGAACGCCGGTGCGGAAGGGGATGTGGTTCTTGTGCAGAACCTTGTGTCCCAGAAGGAGATCCAGGCAAGGGTGGTGGATTCCCAGACAGTGAAAGTCGATTTTTAA